The Hemibagrus wyckioides isolate EC202008001 linkage group LG15, SWU_Hwy_1.0, whole genome shotgun sequence genome window below encodes:
- the taf13 gene encoding transcription initiation factor TFIID subunit 13 — protein sequence MAEEDDDPGFDEELDEGGNGVDAAHGRRKRLFSKELRCMMYGFGDDQNPYTESVDILEDLVIEFITEMTHKAMSIGRQGRVQVEDIVFLIRKDPRKFARVKDLLTMNEELKRARKAFDEANYGS from the coding sequence ATGGCGGAGGAAGACGACGATCCTGGTTTTGATGAAGAACTGGATGAAGGTGGGAATGGTGTGGATGCGGCTCATGGCAGGAGGAAGAGACTTTTCTCCAAAGAGCTGCGCTGTATGATGTATGGCTTCGGCGACGACCAGAATCCCTACACAGAGTCGGTGGATATTCTGGAGGATCTGGTGATCGAGTTCATCACGGAGATGACCCACAAAGCCATGTCCATCGGGCGCCAGGGCCGGGTCCAGGTGGAGGACATCGTCTTCCTCATCCGGAAAGACCCGAGGAAgtttgccagggtgaaagatcTGCTGACGATGAACGAGGAGCTCAAGAGGGCCAGAAAAGCTTTTGATGAAGCCAACTATGGCTCCTGA